A stretch of the Psychroserpens sp. Hel_I_66 genome encodes the following:
- a CDS encoding T9SS type A sorting domain-containing protein: MKNLYLFIFAFSFTIVCFSQGYQFGIVHNSNYNFSIVAVPDFDATNTDISDIGFALMLPAGDADIINISQFNGRNWTLNQVTASQLTGVGLGDGTRDAFVMNMPPGQTILSHTQDTPFVLMNFDVTNMPSTGLIAFLTNTDPIAIGLGGAVDSFYNSNIDSTTTQNYFNGLVPGQEDFMFETLGLNDVELQNHTISVHPNPAIEILSVTSNLDVDEMKLYTILGKLVISAKDTKSITVDHLSAGNYILKIGTNKGYITKKVIIE; this comes from the coding sequence ATGAAAAATCTATACTTATTTATTTTCGCATTTTCATTCACAATCGTATGCTTTTCGCAAGGGTACCAATTTGGGATTGTTCACAACTCAAATTATAATTTCTCTATTGTAGCTGTTCCAGATTTTGATGCCACAAACACAGATATTTCAGATATTGGATTCGCATTAATGCTTCCTGCTGGTGATGCAGATATCATAAACATTTCACAATTTAATGGTAGAAACTGGACGCTAAACCAAGTCACAGCATCACAATTAACCGGAGTTGGATTGGGAGATGGTACTCGCGATGCTTTCGTGATGAACATGCCTCCTGGACAAACCATTTTATCACATACTCAGGATACGCCATTTGTACTTATGAACTTTGATGTCACCAATATGCCAAGTACTGGACTAATTGCATTTCTAACAAATACAGATCCTATTGCAATAGGTCTTGGAGGTGCTGTAGATAGTTTTTATAATTCTAACATTGATAGTACCACAACCCAAAACTACTTTAATGGATTGGTACCTGGTCAAGAAGATTTTATGTTTGAAACCTTAGGTTTAAACGATGTTGAATTACAAAATCATACTATTTCGGTCCATCCAAATCCAGCAATCGAAATATTATCAGTAACCTCTAATTTAGATGTAGATGAAATGAAGCTCTATACTATTTTAGGGAAGTTAGTCATCTCTGCAAAAGACACTAAATCTATAACCGTAGATCACTTGAGTGCTGGTAATTATATCCTAAAAATAGGAACGAATAAAGGATATATTACTAAAAAGGTTATTATAGAATAG
- the uvrB gene encoding excinuclease ABC subunit UvrB, translating to MRFKVKSDFKPTGDQPQAIKQLVGGINSEEKYQTLLGVTGSGKTFTVANVIEEVQKPTLVLAHNKTLAAQLYSEFKQFFPDNAVEYFVSYYDYYQPEAYIPVSGVYIEKDLSINEEIEKMRLSTTSSLLSGRRDVIVVASVSCLYGIGNPIEFQKNVISLEINQEISRTELLHRLVQSLYSRTEADFKHGNFRIKGDTVDVFPSYADDAFRIHFFGDEIEDIEQFNIQTNEVIEHYNRLNIYPANMFVTSPDVLQGAIREIQDDLVKQHDYFKDIGKHLEAKRLKERTEFDLEMIRELGYCSGIENYSRYLDGRLPGTRPFCLLDYFPEDYLMVIDESHVTISQVHAMYGGDRSRKVNLVDYGFRLPAAMDNRPLKFEEFEALQNQVIYVSATPADYELQKTDGVYVEQLIRPTGLLDPIIEVRPSLNQIDDLIEEMQQRIEKDERTLVTTLTKRMAEELTKYLDRIQIRCRYIHSDVDTLERVEIMQDLRKGIFDVLVGVNLLREGLDLPEVSLVAILDADKEGFLRSNRSLTQTVGRAARHLNGKAIMYADKITNSMQKTIDETEYRREKQIAYNTKHNITPTALKKSLDSVLAKNSVSTYSYELEAARAAEPESEYLTKGELEKKIREKRKLMEQAAKALDFIVAAKLRDEVKGYQEKLEKVKAD from the coding sequence ATGCGATTCAAAGTAAAATCAGATTTTAAGCCTACTGGAGATCAACCCCAAGCTATTAAGCAATTGGTTGGCGGAATAAATTCCGAAGAAAAATACCAAACTCTTTTAGGTGTTACAGGTTCAGGTAAAACATTTACAGTCGCAAATGTGATTGAAGAGGTGCAAAAACCAACGTTGGTTTTAGCGCACAATAAAACATTGGCAGCTCAGCTATATTCTGAATTTAAACAGTTTTTCCCTGATAATGCAGTTGAGTATTTCGTCTCCTATTACGATTACTATCAACCAGAGGCTTACATCCCAGTTTCGGGAGTTTATATAGAAAAAGATCTTTCTATAAACGAGGAAATTGAAAAAATGAGATTAAGCACCACGTCTTCCCTACTTTCGGGACGTCGTGATGTGATTGTAGTGGCTTCGGTTTCTTGTTTATACGGAATTGGAAACCCTATTGAATTTCAAAAAAATGTGATTTCTTTGGAAATTAATCAGGAAATCTCACGTACAGAATTACTCCATCGTCTCGTCCAGAGCTTATATTCTAGAACAGAGGCAGATTTCAAGCATGGAAATTTCCGAATAAAAGGAGATACGGTTGATGTTTTTCCAAGTTATGCAGATGACGCGTTTAGAATTCACTTTTTTGGTGATGAAATTGAAGATATTGAGCAGTTTAATATCCAGACCAATGAAGTTATTGAACATTATAACAGATTGAATATCTATCCAGCTAATATGTTCGTTACATCTCCAGATGTACTGCAAGGTGCGATTAGGGAAATTCAAGATGATTTGGTAAAACAACACGATTATTTTAAGGATATCGGTAAACATCTTGAAGCAAAACGCTTAAAAGAACGTACCGAATTTGACTTAGAAATGATTAGAGAGTTAGGCTATTGCTCTGGGATTGAGAATTATTCTCGTTATCTCGACGGGAGACTTCCTGGCACAAGACCTTTTTGCCTTTTAGATTATTTTCCAGAGGATTATTTAATGGTCATTGATGAAAGTCACGTGACTATTTCCCAAGTTCACGCCATGTATGGTGGCGATAGAAGTAGAAAAGTGAATTTGGTGGATTACGGATTTAGACTTCCCGCTGCAATGGATAACAGACCATTAAAATTTGAGGAATTTGAAGCTTTACAAAACCAAGTAATTTATGTGAGTGCCACACCTGCAGATTATGAGCTACAAAAAACCGATGGTGTTTACGTTGAGCAATTAATTAGACCAACGGGATTATTAGATCCCATTATAGAAGTACGACCAAGCTTAAATCAAATTGACGATTTAATTGAAGAAATGCAGCAACGTATAGAAAAAGATGAGCGTACATTGGTCACGACGCTAACCAAGCGTATGGCAGAAGAGCTGACTAAATACTTGGATCGCATTCAAATACGTTGTCGATATATTCATAGTGATGTAGATACCTTAGAGCGTGTAGAAATCATGCAAGATTTGAGAAAAGGAATTTTTGATGTCTTGGTTGGTGTTAATTTACTTCGTGAAGGTTTGGATTTACCAGAGGTTTCTCTTGTTGCCATTTTAGATGCAGATAAAGAAGGCTTTTTAAGATCGAATCGTTCACTCACCCAAACCGTTGGAAGAGCAGCACGTCACTTAAATGGTAAAGCGATAATGTATGCAGATAAGATTACAAACAGTATGCAAAAAACGATTGACGAGACTGAGTATCGTCGAGAAAAACAAATCGCTTATAATACAAAACACAACATTACTCCTACTGCATTGAAAAAGAGCTTAGACAGTGTACTGGCTAAAAATTCAGTGAGCACCTATAGTTATGAACTGGAAGCTGCCAGAGCTGCGGAACCTGAAAGTGAGTATTTAACAAAAGGTGAGCTTGAAAAGAAAATCCGTGAGAAACGAAAACTAATGGAGCAAGCTGCAAAAGCTTTAGATTTTATTGTTGCTGCAAAGTTGAGAGACGAAGTCAAAGGCTATCAAGAAAAGCTAGAAAAAGTGAAGGCTGATTAG